In Microbacterium enclense, the DNA window GCAGCGGTGTTGACGGCCGCTTCGGCAGGGCGTTCGGCGGGTCCCGTCGGCGTGTACCGCGAACCCGGCCTTGCTGACGAAAGCATTCCGACCGAGGCATACGGTGTTCCGGATGCCGTCGCCCCCGCCCTCGGTGAGCGCCTCACGGCCGCGCTGGAGCACACGCACCTTCTCGTCTTCCGTCCGCGCGAGAGTTCGGCCGACGCGCTGCGCCGGCTCGTCGCCGCGGGATGGAACGCCGACCAGATCGTCTCGCTGTCGCAACTCGTGTCGTTCCTCGCGTTCCAGCTGCGCGCGGTCGCGGGGCTCCGGGTGGTGTCGGGTCGCGGCACCGAGCCGTGGGCGGCTCCTGACGCGGAGGCCCCGGGTACTCCGCACACCACCGCGGCCGAGACGGAGTGGGTGACCGAGCACGACGGCATCCGTCGTCCCGACGCCTTCACACAGGAAGGGCTGGGCTGGGTGCCGTGGCTCGCGCCCGTCGAGCGGGAGGCTCTCACTCCCCGGCAGCTCGAGGCGCTGATCGAGCCGGCGCGCGCGGCGATGCCGTACTTCCGGCTGCTCGCTCGCGACCCCGATGCCCTCGAGGCACGGACCCTCACCGACCTCGACATCTTCACCAACCCCGACGGCGGCCTCCCCCGCGCTGCGCGCGAGCTGTCGGCCGCCACGGCCTCGAGGCTGAACGGCTGCGTATTCTGCGCCTCCGTGCACGCGGCGTTCGCGACGCGCGAGTCGGGGCGCCGCGATGACGTGCAGCGCCTGCTCGATGAGGGCGTTGAGGCCGAGCTCGGGGACGAGCAGTGGAACGCCGTGGCGGCGGCATCCGCTGCTCTGGCCGCGACTCCCCCGGCTCTGACCGCGTCTCACGTCACGCGGCTGCGCGACGCGGGTCTCGACGACGCCGCGATCGTCGACGCGGTGAACGGGGCGGCGTTCTTCAGCTGGGCGAACCGCCTCATGCTGTCGCTGGGCGAGCCCGAGGTCCCGTCGCGGCGTTGAGGTCTGGGGCCCGCGGCGTTGCCCGGGACCGCTGGTCCGGGCGGTGCGGCACCCCGCGATCGCATCGAGTGTCCACAACACCCGGACGTTTCTCGCGGCCCCCCGGGTGTTGTGGACACTCAACCGAGCGCCACGGTACCGGCACGGGTACCCCGCGGGTCAGCGCCCGAAGATGTCCGACACGATCGACAGCACCCAGTACCCGACGACGAAGACGCCGATCGCGACCGTCACCCACGACACCCCTCGCTTGAGGCGCCGGCCCGGAGGGGCCACGCCCACGGGCGGCGGCGTGAGCAGGGGAGCTGTCGCGCCCACGGCCGCGGCCGACGATGACAGCCGCTCGTCGCGCCACCGCGCCCACTGATCCACCTTCTCCTCGATGGCCGCGACCGTCGTGAACAGCCACTCCCACGTTCGGGGGTCGAGGGTGGAGAGGTCGCGTCGCGCGTAGAGAAACAGCCAGTCGTCGACGATCTCGACGTCGAGGGCGGCCGCGTTGTCGACGAAGCGCGCCATGACATCGGGGGTGAACAGGTACAGCGCGTCGCGCTCATACCCCTCGGGGCAGTACAGCGCGAAGTGCGTGTCGAAGTCGCCCTCCAGGCCGAGGCGCTGGCCGCGGGTGAAGGTGATCGGCAGGTTCGACCCCCCGAACAGGCCGTTGTTGCCCACGGCATCCAGAACGATGTGGGGGAGCGGGGTGTCGAGGCGGATCGCGACGTACGCCCACTTGTGCGTGGTCTCGTGCTTGCCGCCTCCGGTGCGGTACGAGTAGTTCGCGACCTCGATGAACCGCGGGCGGTATCCGCTCACCACATCGCTCGCCTCGCGGGTGTGTCCCTGCGTGAAGATCATTCCGGGGTGGAGCGGGTTGTCGACGTCGCCTCGCCATTCGAGTCCGTTGGCGCGGGCGAAGCGGTCGAGCCGAAAGCGCTTCTCTGCGCGTCCACGGAAAGCGCGCACCACCGCCACGACGATCAGCGCGAGCACGGTGACGAAGAACAGCACGACGAAGACCGACACGGGGCTGACCGTGTTCCTGCCGGACGTGATCGTGGAGGCCGTCACGATCACCGCCGGGACTGTGAAGAGCACCAGGCCTCCCCCGATGATCGCCAGCACGGCTCCCGAGACCCACCGCGTCCGCAGTGCACCTCTCCGCCGCAATTCGGCGGTGAACGCGCGCACCTCGGCGCGGTCCACCGGCGCGGTCAGGGGCGTCGGGTCGAAGGGGAGAGTCTCGGATGCCACGGGCTCACCTTCCTCAGCGGGTCTCGTCGTGCGCCGCCCAGGTTACCGAGCCGCGGTCGCCGGGTCGCGGCGTCAGCGCATCATGAACAACGGGAGCAGGATCATCCCGCCCACCCCCACGACGCCGAGGGCGAGCACGCCCCCGATGATCGCGAGTGCCACCCAGGGCACCCCTCGGCGCAGGCGTCGTCCCGGAGGAGCGACACCGGGAGGTGCCGACAGCGCCACGGGCGCGACCGGGGCGGGAGCGGATGCCACGGCCCCCGGCATCCCGGATCCGGCGGTTACAGCGCCCGCCGGGGCCGACACCCAGGGCACTCCGGCGTCGACCGCCGTCGGCAGCAGCCGGTCATCGCGCCACCTCTCCCACTGGTCGAGCTTGTCGAGCAGGGCC includes these proteins:
- a CDS encoding alkylhydroperoxidase domain protein; its protein translation is MTDVIDLLAGLSADGPLDAVRHRRTQARDNAQRSFAALLEPTDDRGFTLAERYAVATFVAALHDDDAAVQFYGDLLADEDDAVRAAVLTAASAGRSAGPVGVYREPGLADESIPTEAYGVPDAVAPALGERLTAALEHTHLLVFRPRESSADALRRLVAAGWNADQIVSLSQLVSFLAFQLRAVAGLRVVSGRGTEPWAAPDAEAPGTPHTTAAETEWVTEHDGIRRPDAFTQEGLGWVPWLAPVEREALTPRQLEALIEPARAAMPYFRLLARDPDALEARTLTDLDIFTNPDGGLPRAARELSAATASRLNGCVFCASVHAAFATRESGRRDDVQRLLDEGVEAELGDEQWNAVAAASAALAATPPALTASHVTRLRDAGLDDAAIVDAVNGAAFFSWANRLMLSLGEPEVPSRR